TTAAGTTTGTACTCGGTTGTTCAGCACCTTGACACACCTGCCAGCTGTGAGAGGGTTCGGTTTGTTTATCATCCATCCAGGCTGGATGGTAAACTCCAACAGGGAGTCCAGTTGTCTCTGGGTCACTGTCATAAcaatctcctcctcttcagaatGGAAGGTGAAGGAGAAAGTGGGAGTGTTCTTTAATTTGTAATTACTATTACTTAAATTACTTAAAAGTCGTAATGTGGTTATTGAATGTGAGAGGGGTTCTTTTTGGACTTGTTTTGTGTGAGCTCAACAAATTCCTCTCAACTATATTGAAATAGCGATTAAGTATTTAAAATCAAACGAAATCATCAATACACTGTTCACCTGAATTATGAATGGCAAGGCTATACTTAAATTCTGCGTGGCTGTCCATGGGGATCAGCTCATTACAGAATTACATCGTTTTATTtcttaaatatgtttttatgcaacaaacatttaaaaaaataaaaaatgtttgcatttcccGACTGACCAAGCAATACCTCTTTGCCTTCTGTataataaaagcttttattttgaaacaacaCGCTACACGTGTTTCCGCTTTGGAGGCGCTAACAACAAATAGCTTACAACATTATGGTCGTTTTAGTGAGTTAAAATTGACTTGACGTTGTCTAAATCATGGAAACGACCGGAAGTTCTCATCCAGTGGAAAACACGGGTCCGTTTTATTGCAGTGTTTAATTATCTTATCGCAGCTAACAGCGaaccagctaacgttagctcactTGCATAATGTCGTTAGCTCGTAGCCCGAAGCTAACCGCAGTGATTGTAGCTAACTTACCTTATatgaacacagcaaaatattttattacGGCAACACTGGCTGTATGTAAGAACTTACGCATTGTTCTTGAGTAAATGGAAGGATTAAGTTTACTTAATAAATGGGACGAGCTGTATACCCGTCTCTTGTAAGATCAATTTCCTACTGCATGCCTATGTACAATAGCTAAATAAGCTAAGTTTTGTTTCTAAAGTATGCAAGTGATAAATGAGAAAATTGATAAAATAGTTGTTCTGTTGTTGGTTCATGATGTGTGAGAGAAATTTCTTGATGCAGTACATTATGTATGACTTGTACAGTGTTGAGACAGTAAGATATAGAGTTGGCAAAGTAGGTAAAAACTAATAAATGTGAGGGGCTAGAAAACATAAGGAGGTTAACTCCAAAGAATTGCTGCGAACAGAGCTGGTGTTTATCCTCAAGACAGTTTTCAACACTTGTAGTAAATTCAAAGATACACCAAAGATATTTTGGCAACATTGTTTTGGCACCTACTTGAAAACGAGATGATTCATCTCAAGGGTTTATCCTAAGATTATACATGTCTGAGAACTGTGCTGTGAACCTGCATTAGCTTTAGCATCTTCAGTATAACAAGAGCTATCAGCTAACAACTtatctgtgctgtttgttatgtaatttgcttgtttttaactgttgttTCCAGTCCATGCACTGTTTAGGTCCTGATGCAGGAGGTTCCCCAAAGACTTGTTCATTACTCACTTTTAGCCCCCTTTAATTTTTAAGACAGATTTAAACTAAAGTGTTATTAAAGTCACATCAGACCCTGCATACaagtaaatatttaatttaaaagaaaatgtgcacacatgttcGACCACTTGCATGTTTTTGCTTCCTTGCAAAGACAGTAAGCGTGTAACGAGGccatttgtttttgcagataTATTCCTGCCGCTGTGTTCGCTGAGGCTGCTGATCCCTCCTCTGCGGCTGCTCTCTGCAGCGATGTGGCAGGTGGCTCAGCGGAGAGAGGTCCTGGAGTATGAAAAGCTGGACGAGTTTGTGACGCTGGTGACGGCGACAGTTCCAGACCTGCTCAGTCCAAAGCAGAGAGGCAAGCTGCTCCTTCGACTGAGGGCGAAAGTGAGTCAGAGGGTTTCATGTGAGATCAAGTTACACAACGTGTTAAATGTTTGTACAATAATGCTTCATGGAGTCAGTGTTTAGCTAAAGGcacccctctctcttctctccacgTCTTTCTCTTCAGATTCTTCTTGAGTTGTgcagaaatgaggaaacagcCAACACGTTGTGTATACAGCCTCACCTGGAACGGATCCGCCCACCAGGATACTCAGGAGTAAGTGGTGTTTTCACATTTACCTACAATCCTCCCCCCTCCAAACTCAGGTGACGACGTGTCAGCTGGCTCGCCCCTTTGTAATTACTGGTAAGATGGAGCACTTGCGCGCTTCTGTTTGTAGATGGTGTCAGTAACAGCGATGGTGTCTTTCAGAGTGGAGATGCAGAGGTGGATGCAGAGGAGGCCATTTTTGTGGAGCTCATCCAGACACTGCTGAAAGACCCAGCACAGAGGGAGCATTTCTACCAGGCAAGGCAGCATCATACAACCCACCTGTCATTCCGAACAGCCTTTTTGTGCATTAGTTGTCGTTTTTTGTCCAGTCCACAGTTGGACTTTTGAGTAACTGCTCCCTTCGTACTTCTCAGGAGGTTTTCCCAACAGAATATGGTCTTAACTACGACACCGACATGCAGCTCCTTGTGTGGGAGTTTCTTTCTAAACTGGAGAAACTCCTGCCAGTACCAGACCTCAGTCAGGTAGGAGATGTCATCCCACTTCAGCAGCTGCTACTTGAAACATGGTTAGAAGGAATttaggtatttgtactttttagGAATAGCATCAGTGGTCACTGTATTATAAGTAAGAGTCGCAGTGGATGAAATGTTATGTTATGTGACAGTGTGATCACTTTGGGCAGGAAGCACCTTGTTCTTTCTCACATGTTCGCTTTTGTCCATAAACAGACTGTTTCATGGCTGACCTCTGCCCCCTCTGTGCTGAGGGACTGCTTGCAAGCCCTCTCCAGTCCTGACGACCTGAGGTCTCTCCTGCAACACCATAAATGCCTCGAGCACCTTGGAACGCAAGGTAAACAAAATGCATCGGCCATGACTTCAGCCCCTTTCTCTGATCCATGTTAATCAGGCCCACATTAGACCAGTTAAGAAACCGGACACATACTGGGTAAAATGAAGTTGTAGAAGGCACACGAGCATAAACTTTGCTACATGTCAGGCAACATAAGAAGacttttaaaggtgtttttctcttcagatCAGAGGAAAGTCAAATATTGTTGGATTTTAATGAAAGTTTTCTGTATAGATATTTAGTTAAAGGATTAAAGCTAAAATATCAACATGTCAAGCTGCTTTCCATTGTCTGACTGAACTGGTGCGTCTCACTCACCGCTGTTTTCCAGCAGTGTGGCCCCTGTAGTGTCTATCAAACACCTCTGTCATTTAATGTAAACAGCCTCGACAGGAAatgttccctgtgtgtgttctcatatTGACAGATGGGACAGTTTCACGGTGAGCTAAAGTCAGATGTTCAGAATGCACATTCTGCTGAACCTCATCGCCTCACTGCTGTGAGGAAGGCCCGGTGGATTCTGAGGATTCCCATCAGTATCAGATATTTTTAACCAGCAATGAACCCAGCAATGTTaacttttcctgctgctgcacaacaaACAGTTGCCCATATCTGAGGGAAACATAGAACGGCTACTtatcttttctgtgtttttcacaggCACCACTGTGGAGATGTCCACCCAGGTCTTTGCCTGCCCTGAGTGTCCGTTCTTCCACATGCAGGAGTCCtacctgctgcagcacatcGAGCACAGTCACCCTGAGCAGTACAGCAAACTGCAGAAGGCGGCAGAGACGGCTGAGGCTCCCAGGAAGAAGGTCCAGCGTCCTGAGTTCCCAAAGCCTTTCCCCATCCACGACAGGCCCGACCCTCACATGTGCCAGGAGTGTGGCAAAACTTTCACACGCGCTTCAGACGTGACCCGTCACCAGCGGACGCACACGGGTGAGCGCCCTTACACCTGTGAGGAGTGTAAGAAGGGCTTCAAGAACTCCTGGGATCTGACCAGGCATCAGCGCATTCACACCGGAGAGCGACCCTTCCTGTGCTCCCAGTGTGGCAAGC
This region of Chelmon rostratus isolate fCheRos1 chromosome 22, fCheRos1.pri, whole genome shotgun sequence genomic DNA includes:
- the LOC121625916 gene encoding zinc finger protein 2 homolog isoform X1 — its product is METTGSSHPVENTDIFLPLCSLRLLIPPLRLLSAAMWQVAQRREVLEYEKLDEFVTLVTATVPDLLSPKQRGKLLLRLRAKILLELCRNEETANTLCIQPHLERIRPPGYSGSGDAEVDAEEAIFVELIQTLLKDPAQREHFYQEVFPTEYGLNYDTDMQLLVWEFLSKLEKLLPVPDLSQTVSWLTSAPSVLRDCLQALSSPDDLRSLLQHHKCLEHLGTQGTTVEMSTQVFACPECPFFHMQESYLLQHIEHSHPEQYSKLQKAAETAEAPRKKVQRPEFPKPFPIHDRPDPHMCQECGKTFTRASDVTRHQRTHTGERPYTCEECKKGFKNSWDLTRHQRIHTGERPFLCSQCGKRFTQMGLLKLHYERTACGQACNPPLDLTTEVVVAEETSEKGGGQYKCQKCSESFGSILERLRHRQRHVARRQYKCSLCDKIYSRASDLKRHQMKHTGERPFACECGKKFTHVWLLNKHRQIHTRERPYPCTECGKSFTQLQILNRHLLTHNGQRPFQCSYCEKSFTQLASLTRHVRIHTGERPYLCTTCEKTFLTHGELVRHQRSHSNFRPFSCPQCPKSFKTKRAQSEHLNTHTGERPFACTRCGKRFAKSTSLVRHNLTHTGERPHQCSQCGKTFLTSGELLLHKRIHTGERPYPCSYCERRFRCSSDLNMHVRTHTGEKPHSCLFCKKSFSTSTRLKRHMRTHVDKGVVVESFI